Below is a window of Hydrogenovibrio crunogenus DNA.
CGATAAAATTCAGCTATAATTAACCGCCTATTTTTTTGGCAAGCCATTTTTATTCACGCCATTAATCATGTGAATGGCTTAATGAAAAGCCGATCTATAAAGAGACATTGGCCAATAAAATAAGAACATAAAAGGAACGAAACAATGAACTATGAACAAGCACGCTTTAACATGGTAGAACAACAAATACGCCCTTGGGACGTATTAGACCCTAAAGTACTCGACTTGTTCATGTCGACTCCTCGTCATGACTTTGTGGCCGAATCTCAGCAAGCACTTGCTTATAGCGACATTGAATTACCCATTGGCGAAGGACAAACCATGCTTCCACCTAGGGTTGAGGCACGCATTTTGCAGGCTTTGGACACCGCAGAAAATGAAAGCGTATTGGAAGTCGGAACCGGCTCGGGTTACACCACCGCCCTATTAGCCAAAAGTGCTAAAGAAGTTACGACGGTTGAAATCTTCCCCTCTTTACAAGAAACGGCTAAAGCGCGTTTAAAAGACTTTGACAACATCCAGTTTGAACAAGGCGATGCGGCTCAAAACTGGGACGATGGCAAACATTACGATGTGATTTTCCTAACAGGGGCCGTTGCCAGTCTGCCAGAAGCCTACAAACAAAAGTTAAATTTAGGCGGGCGTTTGGCACTTACAGTAGGACAAGATCACGTCATGACCACTCAAATTGTCACTCGAGTCAGTGACACGGAATGGGAAACCGAAACATTGTTTGAAACCGTGTTACCCTTTTTGATTCATGCCGAAGCCAAAGACACCTTTACGCTTTAGATCGCGCATAGTAGCGATTTAATCTGCCCCCTAATAACGTCATACCAACCCCTCTCGTCATGCCGGACTTACCTCGGCATCTCTAACCCACAGTAATTGTCATTGTCATGCCGGACTTGATCCGGCATCTCTAACCGACTATGCACACCTTAAAAGATTCCGGCCTGCGCCGGAATGACGTGTGGAGACCAGAATGACAAGGGGGCCGGAATGACGTGCAATGGGCGGGAATGACGTAGGCGCCGGTGACGTACCCCCTGTCATGCCGGACTTGATCCGACATCTCAAGCCAGCTTGCACAGCCAGAACGAGATTCCGGCATTCGCCGGAATGACGTATGTAGGCCGGAATGCCCTTCGTTATTTGTAATTGCTTAAGATTTTAAATCTCTATAAAAGTTCTCGTGGCTTCCAAGTGCTAATAACTCAAGAATTAACCGATCTTCCTCAAAGCTATAACCTAAAAGAGATTCCTGATTTGCCATCTTAAATTTATAAACCCTTAAATAAATCAAATCACCCTTCTTTTGCTCACCAAGATTTGGGTTGTTCAATAATTTTTGAACAGCTTTATCCAAATCATCTTTCTGATTTTTATGTAGCTTTTTAACCTTTTTTTTAAAACCCGAGGACTGATATACTTCCTTAACCAAACTCATAAGGTTCAAGCTTCCCTGCTTCTTTTTCTGCTTTGGAAATAAGCGCTTGCCGAACAAACTCATAGGAAAGCTCGGGGTTATCTTCCATCATTTCACCAATTTTCGCCCAATGCTCAATTTGCTTTGGTACTGAACGATTAAATGCTTTTGCCATAATGCCAGCCTTCTCAACCAAATCCTCATCAATTCTTATACTTGCTGTTGCCATATCAAACCTCCGTAGCAATTTTATTCAATTGTAGCAACTTACTACAGTATATTCAATCAACTTCTATACAACGCGTATGACTCGAATGTTGATGCCATATGAGATTCCGGCCTGCGCCGGAATGACGTGCAATGGGCGGGAATGACGTAGACGCCAGTGACGTGCACCCATGTCATGCCGGACTTGATCCGGCATCTCTAACCGACTATGCACACCATAAGAGATTCCGGCATGCGCCGGAATGACGTGCAATGGGCGGGAATGACGTAGGCGCCGGTGACGTACACCCATGTCATGCCGGGCTTGATCCGGCATCTCTATCTTCAACAACAACTTTATGCTGAACTTATGTCTGTAACTAAATAATGTCATTCCATAAATCTTGCCAATTTGAATTGATTCCAGAAATCAAATCATCCTTCCATTCTCTACGCCAGTTTTTTAATTGCTTCTCTCGTGCGATAGCACTTACCATTTCTTGATGAATTTCAAAATAAACCAATTTATCAACGTTATACTTCTTAGTAAAACCTTCAATTAAATGATTTTTATGTTGGTAAACTCGTTGGGACAAATTCGAAGTGACGCCAACATATAAAACCTTATTTGATTGGTTTGTCAAAATATAAACAGCGGGCTGCTTCATCAAAAAACCTCGCTAATCAAGCTTTTAAATTATAAAAGATTCCGGCTTTCGCCGGAATGACGTGTAGAGATAGGAATGACGAATAGAAGCATAAGTGACGTATGTACATTAGAATAATAACCCCGTCATGCCCGACTTGATCCGGCATCTCTAACCGACTATGCACACCTTAAGAGATTCCGGCCTGCACCGGAATGACGTGTGGAGACCAGAATGACCAGGGGCCGGAATGACATGTGGGAACAGGAATGGCATGCGTGAACGAGAATAACAAAATCCACGTCATGCCGGACTAGATCCCGCATCTTTAACCAGCGTAAAACATTCGAGCTCATCACAACTCCTGATCTAAGCGGACTCGCATAAAAACAGGAAAGCGTGGTTTTCCAGACCCCGTCAAACCATAGTACTTAAACGTAATCCATTGTCCGATTTTAGGAGGGTGCTTTCTTCCCTGCAAACTTAAACCAGAGCCAATCGACAATCGCATCTTGCCCTGCCAATCACACCGTAAAGCACCAACCAACCCGGTAATTTTACCTTTTCCCGGTTTATACCCCACCACCAGACATTCATCATCTTCATAAGCCTTCATTTTCAAAGCTTGATCACTTCGCCCGGTTTCATACAATTGATTCGGCGCTCGCAACACCAGCCCTTCCGCCCCCATGGCAGTCAGCCGCTCAAATTCCGCTTTTAAATGTGCCTCACTTTTAATGCGTGTTTGCGGAATAATCTGCACATGCAACAACGGATGCTTTGCCAAATACGCTTTCAACACCGTCAAACGCTCCACTAAGCCGCCCGGTTGGTTTGGCACCTCAAAAATTTGATACGAAACAGCATGCCACCTATCATCCGGTTGTTGTTGCCGAACAATCGACACCACATTTTCAAAATCCTGTCGTTGGGTCCAAAGCTCACCATCCAATTCAAAGGGCGGCAAACCGGCTAAAAACCAATCCGGTGCATGAATTTTGTGACCGCCTCTTGAAATCAATACCTTACCATTCCAGTTTGCGCGAACACCATCCAGTTTTTCACTCATCCACCAACCGATCACCGCTTGGTTTTCCTGATACGTTTCCAACAACAGCATTTTCGGCTTTTCTGCACCCGCCGATGTGGCAATGAAATTCAAGCCTACAAACGCAAAAAGGAGGCAAAGCCCCCTTTTACAATGACAAATTCGCATATGGATTATTTTGGATCAGACAACAAAATGTCTTTTTTATTCTTGGCAATCGTCTTAGTGCCAATGCCTTTTACCTGGCCTAATGACTCAACCGTTTTAAAATCACCATGCGCTTTACGGTACGTCACAATGGCTTCCGCTTTCACTTGACCGACACCACTCAGTGAAGCCGCCATTTCTTCAGCTGACGCGTTATTCACATTCACCGGCGCCGCCAACACACTGACCGACAAAAACAAACCAAACATAAGTGCAACTAACTTAATCATGAAAGTATCCTTTTCTAATATTTTAAATGTAGTGTTTTCGCTATCGTCTTAATCAAGACACGGTTTAAGAACACTCAAAATAAGTATTTTTTCTTAAACACAGAAAACGATACTACTACAAACATTCGGAAAAAGAAAATAATTTCAATCTGTTAGCTAAAACCGACACGCTTGAAACAAAAAAGGAGGCATTGGCCTCCTTTTCACTTTCCGACCCTTTAGACTAACTGGCCGCTAACGTCGCTTGTCTGTTTTTGATGGCACGACGAATGAATGCAATAAACACACCCAACATCAACCCCAGCACACCGGAAACGGCTAGAATTAACGCTTTTTTAGGTTTGACTTTTTCACCTAGGCTAGGAGACTGATCAACCTTAACGACTTTAAATAAATTCTCATTAATATCAACCGAGTTCAATAGTCTATAACGTTCTTCTAGCTTTCTTAACTGCTCAGTAAAAGCGTCATCAGACTTCCTTGCTTCTAAGGCAGTTTTCTCAGCTTCTAATACGTGATAGCCTAAATAATATAATGGTAGACCTTGATTATTAACGCCTTGAATATTCACTGCTGGGCCAGCCTTAAGAGGGTCTTTGATATTTAGTTTTCTTGCTATATTAATTGATTCTGTTAAACGTACAATTTTATCTTCTCGTTTTTTTTGCGCCGTTTGTTTTGTAATGCGCATTTCATTTAAAAGCTGTTCCATTAAAAATTGTTTTTGAGCAATGACATCCGCTTTTATCTGCTTACGCGTTTCAGTGCTAACTTTCTGAAGATATTCTTTTAAAAACTTTCTTACATCGCTTTCATCAGGAAGACTCATTGTAATTTCAAGAAAACCACTATTTTTCCTAGGAGAATTAATTTTCACATTCTCTACAAAATCCGAAAACGCATCATTTAATGTTTTGTCAAGCTGCTCTTTTTCTTGATTTTTATCATTCGGTTCGTAAAGTTTTATTAAATTTTGTTTTCTAAAAAACGTCAACAAAGACGTTCGTGATAGTAAATTTTCTTTGTAAGCTTCAAATATAGCTTTTTCAGAATAAGCACTCCCTACTCCAAAAGAAGCATGCAAACGGTTTATTTCTTGGATATCAGAAACCTCAGGTGGTAATAAATAGGCTTCAGATTTATAAACCGGTGTCACCGAAAAAGCATAAATGGCGCCTAAAGCGATCACAATCAAAAAAAACAAGAACACCGTCAATTTCTCTTCAACCAAACCATTCCAAAGCTCAAATAAATCAATTTCATCCTCCATCGAAGCCTTTTCTTCAAAATGCGGGCGTACTGGCTGTTTTTCCATAAATCTTAAACTCTTTTATTTATCAAAATTACGAATCATTGTTCTAATCAAAAGTATACCGAAAAACGGCCAGGCCTGGGTATTTTTACGACGGTCATTCAAAGAAAAAACTCGTTCAACGGGCGCAAAACTTATTAACGCCTTCCCAAAAAATCAGCCAAACCCGTTTAACCCTTTAAAAACAGGCTACCTTTAATGATCTAAAGACTTTCGTTGCTTAAAGGTTTTCATAAAAATCACATTAGAAGCGTCAGCGGGTGAACCTGCTTCAGGCACAGGTATGTCATTCAAGGTATTTGAAATGCCTTCCGAAAACGGCTCTGAAAATTGTCGCGCCCAATAATCGATAAAATCCAAATCGGGAATGACCTTTTTGTGACGTTTAGGCTGGTCGCTGATTTTGATGCGTTTAGGCAAGGTGTTCAAGTGCAATTGCAGACCGGCTAAATCCGTCTTTATCAAGCTGCCAGCTTCTCTGTATTCCTGACTGAGCCATTGCTCGGCATCCGCCACATGACCATTCACACTCATGTCCGTGTTCCGCACCCACTCAAAGCCTTCCAAACGTTGATCGAGTTGTTCCAGCTGGGCTAAAAATGCCATTTTATCGAACCGTCTTTTGGGATCTGTGGCCAGCAGGTGCTCCACCCCTTCAGCTAGCGACTGAATAAAGTGCACTTCAAAGTCCGCCTTATCCGCCGAAAAGACCGGGATAAAAACCGTCATGCGTGTATTCGCTTCCACCGCAATCACACAATGCCCTCTGTCACCACTTCCAAAATATTTTCCAAGCTCATAATACTGACACTGCCAGCACATACGCTCATCACCCGAAGTCAACGACCTGCGCCCCACTTGACTAGCATTGAAACTGGGATAGCGCTCAATGTCATTTCCAAACCACTTACAAAAGGCATTGGAACCGGAAAAAAGAATTTTCATATCAATCAAATCAAACCTTGTTTAACAAACCTTTTCAAATCATACTTTATCCGGTTAAGCGTCATAATGAACTGTCCAAACATCTAACATCCACACTTTTCGGACTAACTTGCTAACTTTTTCATCGTTGTTGATGACAGAAATGAGAAAAAACTTGCACATTTAAAGCTATTTACATTAAAATATGTGCAATAAACTTCTCATAACTGACAATCGCCATGACAACACTGACACTACAAACTTATCTTGACGATGCCTGGCAGGATGCTGCGCAACTGTATATTCATGCTACTGAAAAAAAAGTGGTTTTACAATATGCGCAAGATTATGCTTTGTCGCATCTATTCCATACACTTGAAGCCGCCTGCAGCATCAATTTACCGGTTGAGCCCGTTTTAAATTACGAAGCAAAAGGCTGGTTTAGCTTTATTGAAGACATTCTGCCTTCTGGTGCCAGTCGGCGCTATTGGGTTGAACGGCTGGATATCAGCCGACTGTCACAATGGGAACAAGACATTGAACTTTTGCAAAAAGCCGTCATCGCGCCGGTTGGAAATCTACGCATCAAAGAAGCCTTACCACTCCGCTATCAAGATTCGCTGGAAACCTTGACCTTTGCACAAAACGATGTGGTTGAAAGACAAGTAGATTTCTTAGAGTATGCTCAAGAAATGGGCGCACTGAGTGGCGGAGCCACCGGTGCAGGTGGAGAAGCACCCAAATTACTCGTTCGACTCAATACAAACAATCGAGTCTGGATTGACACTTTTCAAGATAATCCAAACAACCTTGATCGGCACTATCTGGTCAAATTTCCAAGAGGAACCATGTCCGAACGAGATTGCCACATTCTACGCGCTGAGTATGTTTTTTTACAAGAACTCAACCAGCTCGGCCAAAACACCATTGATGCAAAACACACCTTCTTAATAGAAGGAGAACGCTTTCCATCGCTCTGGTTGCCTCGTTTTGATGTTGGATACAACGCCAATCGAGTAACACATTACGGACTCGAATCACTCTATTCCATCCTGAACAAGTCCGGCGGAAA
It encodes the following:
- a CDS encoding type II toxin-antitoxin system RelE/ParE family toxin encodes the protein MSLVKEVYQSSGFKKKVKKLHKNQKDDLDKAVQKLLNNPNLGEQKKGDLIYLRVYKFKMANQESLLGYSFEEDRLILELLALGSHENFYRDLKS
- a CDS encoding GIY-YIG nuclease family protein; translation: MKQPAVYILTNQSNKVLYVGVTSNLSQRVYQHKNHLIEGFTKKYNVDKLVYFEIHQEMVSAIAREKQLKNWRREWKDDLISGINSNWQDLWNDII
- a CDS encoding DNA ligase, encoding MNFIATSAGAEKPKMLLLETYQENQAVIGWWMSEKLDGVRANWNGKVLISRGGHKIHAPDWFLAGLPPFELDGELWTQRQDFENVVSIVRQQQPDDRWHAVSYQIFEVPNQPGGLVERLTVLKAYLAKHPLLHVQIIPQTRIKSEAHLKAEFERLTAMGAEGLVLRAPNQLYETGRSDQALKMKAYEDDECLVVGYKPGKGKITGLVGALRCDWQGKMRLSIGSGLSLQGRKHPPKIGQWITFKYYGLTGSGKPRFPVFMRVRLDQEL
- a CDS encoding type II toxin-antitoxin system HipA family toxin codes for the protein MTTLTLQTYLDDAWQDAAQLYIHATEKKVVLQYAQDYALSHLFHTLEAACSINLPVEPVLNYEAKGWFSFIEDILPSGASRRYWVERLDISRLSQWEQDIELLQKAVIAPVGNLRIKEALPLRYQDSLETLTFAQNDVVERQVDFLEYAQEMGALSGGATGAGGEAPKLLVRLNTNNRVWIDTFQDNPNNLDRHYLVKFPRGTMSERDCHILRAEYVFLQELNQLGQNTIDAKHTFLIEGERFPSLWLPRFDVGYNANRVTHYGLESLYSILNKSGGNLNHFEVLKTVHETLKGLPGYDAQAFAEEWLKRDLLNVIFGNSDNHGRNTAFIKKNGQIMLSPIFDLAPMKVDLEGIVRTIKWGRPFEAGGEFDWHGIVHQLNESVYDPQAIWLSLKETATTLIGLKERLLKAGLSKEFIHIPALGMNSIETRLKHWKLL
- a CDS encoding ComEA family DNA-binding protein; translated protein: MIKLVALMFGLFLSVSVLAAPVNVNNASAEEMAASLSGVGQVKAEAIVTYRKAHGDFKTVESLGQVKGIGTKTIAKNKKDILLSDPK
- a CDS encoding LPS O-antigen chain length determinant protein WzzB, translated to MEKQPVRPHFEEKASMEDEIDLFELWNGLVEEKLTVFLFFLIVIALGAIYAFSVTPVYKSEAYLLPPEVSDIQEINRLHASFGVGSAYSEKAIFEAYKENLLSRTSLLTFFRKQNLIKLYEPNDKNQEKEQLDKTLNDAFSDFVENVKINSPRKNSGFLEITMSLPDESDVRKFLKEYLQKVSTETRKQIKADVIAQKQFLMEQLLNEMRITKQTAQKKREDKIVRLTESINIARKLNIKDPLKAGPAVNIQGVNNQGLPLYYLGYHVLEAEKTALEARKSDDAFTEQLRKLEERYRLLNSVDINENLFKVVKVDQSPSLGEKVKPKKALILAVSGVLGLMLGVFIAFIRRAIKNRQATLAAS
- a CDS encoding protein-L-isoaspartate O-methyltransferase family protein, with the translated sequence MNYEQARFNMVEQQIRPWDVLDPKVLDLFMSTPRHDFVAESQQALAYSDIELPIGEGQTMLPPRVEARILQALDTAENESVLEVGTGSGYTTALLAKSAKEVTTVEIFPSLQETAKARLKDFDNIQFEQGDAAQNWDDGKHYDVIFLTGAVASLPEAYKQKLNLGGRLALTVGQDHVMTTQIVTRVSDTEWETETLFETVLPFLIHAEAKDTFTL
- a CDS encoding TA system antitoxin ParD family protein, which produces MATASIRIDEDLVEKAGIMAKAFNRSVPKQIEHWAKIGEMMEDNPELSYEFVRQALISKAEKEAGKLEPYEFG